The DNA window CGGGCCGCGTAATTGGCGCGTTCCATGCCGACCTGGGCCGTGCGCTTCAGGCCTTCGGGCCCCAGGAGGCTCATGTACATGAGCGCGCGCAGGGCGCACAGGGCCTGGTTGGAGCAGATGTTGGAGGTGGCCTTCTCGCGGCGGATATGCTGCTCCCTGGCCTGCAGGGTCAGCACGAATCCGGTCTTGCCGGTCTTGTCCACCGTGCGACCGACGATGCGGCCGGGCATCTGGCGGATGAGCTGCTTGTTGCAGGCCATGATGCCAAGGTAAGGTCCGCCGAAACTGAGCGGCAGCCCGAGGCTCTGGCCCTCGGCCACGGCGATGTCCGCGCCCATTTCGCCCGGAGTCTTGAGCAGGGACTGCATGATCGGGTAGGTCGAAATGATGGAGACGATCTTGTGTTCGCGGGCCTTGGTGAAAAGGGCCGTGAAATCCTGGATGGTCCCGAAGAAGTTGGGGTTCTGGACGATGACCGCCGCCGTGTCGTCATTTAGTGCGGCAAGCAGCGCGTCCACGTCCGTCTTGCAGTTCTGGTGGGGGATGGTCACCAGATCGAGCTTCAGGTTCGTGGTGTAGCTGTCGAGCATGACCCTGTAGATGGGGTTCACGCTCTCGGATATGACGATGCGCGTGCGTTTGTTCTGGCGCACGGCCATCATGATCGCTTCGTAGAGCGCCGTTCCGCCGTCATAGAGGGAAGCGTTGGCGTACTGCAGGTCCAGAAGACGGGCCACTGCGGTCTGGTATTCAAATATTGCCTGCAGCATGCCCTGGGAGGCTTCGGCCTGATAGGGGGTGTAGGCGGTGTAGAATTCGCCCCGGCTGCAGAGCGCGTCCACGGCGCTTGGGATGTAGTGATCGTAGAATCCGGCCCCCAGGAAAGAGGTCAGATCCGTGTGGTTTTTGGCCGCCGTCTTTTCGAGCTTCTGGCGGACTTCCATTTCGCTGAGGCCACGAGGCAGATTCAGTTCAGCGGCCCGGAATTTTTTAGGAATGTCCTCGAACAGGGCTTCCATGCTGTCCACGCCGACGGTGGCCAGCATCTCGCTCTGTTCGGCAGGTGTATGCGGTATGAAGGGCATGTCGCCTCCGGATGATGGGCTGCGTCCATCCGGCCGGAGGCGATGAGTTCAGGCGGAAAAGGGTGAACGTTCGCGCAGCGGAAGGGCAGCCTTGATGATAAGGGTTAGTGCGCTTCGGCGGCGCACAGGGCTGCGTAGGCGTCGGCGTCCAGAAGTCCTTCGGGCGCGGAGGCAAGGCGGACCTTGAACAGCCAGCCTGCGCCGAATGCATCCTTGTTGACCAGCTCGGGCGCGTTTTCCAGTTCCGTGTTGACAGCGGTGATCTCTCCGCTGACCGGGGAGTATATTTCGCTGGCAGCCTTGACCGATTCCACGGTTCCGATCTCGGCTCCGGCCTCGGCCTGGTCGCCGGGCTGGGGGAGTTCGACGAAGGTCAGGTCACCGAGCTGTTCCTGGGCAAAATGGCTGATGCCGACCACGGCCTCGTCGCCTTCGATTTTGACCCATTCATGGGATTTTGCGTATAGAAGTTCCTTGGGATTCATGACAGCCTCCAGTGTTGTCTTTTGGAGATTCGGCGCTGGATCTTTCCAGCCCCTTGAGTTCGCGCTGACATAAATATATTGCCACGAAAGCGCAATAAAGAGATGAGGGGCGCGGAAAATAGATTATGCATTACTAATTGTTCTTCGAGGAGGGAGTATGAAATTGGTGCGGTTGGCGGGGCTTTTCATGATGATGTTGTGTGTTTCCTCAAACGCGTGGTGTTCCGGGCTGACTGCGAGTGACGTGCAGGGTTTTATTGCTTCCATGCAGGAACTCAAGCCGTATTTCGATCAGTATGCCGAAGAGAGCGGAGACGACGGTGATTCAGCGAGCACCGCTCAGGTAGTTACAGATTGGGCCCAGGGCCTTAAGGAACAGCGCGATGTGGAGGCCATTCTCGGAAAGCACGGGTTTGACTTCAACACCTGGTCCACGGTTTCCCAGCAGGTGACCCAGGCTTACATGGCCGTAAGGCTTGGCAAGGATGGGCAGGATGTCATGGGCCAGATGCGGCAATCCATTGCCGAGATCGAGGGGAACAAGGACATTCCGGCCGAGTACAAGACCCAGATGATTACCCAGATGCAGACGAGCATGGCGGAAATGGAGAAGGTGCTCACTGCGTCGCCGCAAGATCAGGACACGGTGAAGCCCTTTGTTTCCGAATTGGACGCAATTTTCGAAATGCAGGAATAAGGGCGCGCGAGCTTTGTCGGGCAGATGCCGCCTTCGGGCGGCACCTGTGCTTTGAGGTTGCCTTTGCTTCCATCTAATTTTCAGCAGAGAACAGGCAGCAGGGGCGGCAGGACCGATTTTGCCGATCCGTGCCCAAATTGCTGCGGAATTGTTTTTTGAACAGGAGAATCTTCCCAAGGCCGGTTAAAGTCTGCTATGAAACAGAAAATTTGACGCAAGGGAGGCATTTATGGATCGGAAGACGGTTCTGGTGATCGACGATGAAGAGCATGTGCGAATGCTTTATGCCGAGGAACTTCGCGCCCTGGGCTATGATGTCACACTTTCGGACGGGAGCGAAGATCCGCTGACCCTGGTGGAGGATCACAAGCCCGACCTGATCATCCTCGATATCAAACTTGAGAGCAGGTCGGGACTCGACATGCTCCAGATCATCCGTTGCAAGCATGCCAAACTGCCCATCATCCTGTGCACGGCCTACGACAGCTTTCGCTTCGACCTCAAATCCATCGCCGCCGACGCCTATGTGGTCAAATCGTACGACAGTTCCGAGCTAATGCGGGCGGTTAAAAAGCTCATCTGAAAAAACGCGGCAAGTTCCCACGTCCCTCTTTTTTGTTCTGCATTCGTAAAAAAGCGCAAATCATCTGTCTTTGCGCTTTTTGATTGTGTCCTTCCAAGCGGCCTGCATAAGTCAGATCAATTCCCCGGCAACTTCGTTTTTTCACAAAGTTCGCGGTTGAATCTCTTCTCGTTCGCACTGGCGGGTTCAAAACTTATCAATTATTTTGATATCTCATTTTTTGGTTGCATATCGGCCACTCGTGCCTACTTTCGCGTTTGAAAGAGAATATGGGAGTATATATTTCTTTCAGCACGTATATTCTTAATCATATTATATCAGTTTAGTATGATTTTTATGTGAGATATGTAAAGTTCGGAGGGAATTATGAATGAGGTCTCTAGAGTAGATATTATACTTGTCCATCGATTTTTTTCCACACTTCTTCGAGATGAAGTTGCCAAGGATGCCTTGATCAGCATTGCATCCAGGACCTTTGAAACTCAAGCTTCCGTTGAGAAAGAGGGCAGCGCCCTGGGCAGCTCGATCCTTCGTCTCATGGCCTGTTCCCGAGACAAGGATATTTTGGGGCGTCATGCCGGGCTGCGCTACGAGTATGCCGACCTGTTCTTGAATGCGGGTTCAAACCCCGTTTTTCCGTATGAATCCGTTCATCGCGGCAAGGCGCCAGTGGTCCAGCAGCAGGCTGTTTTCGATCTGCGGGCCAAGCTGCGCGCTTTTGGCGTGCACGTCGATCCTGAATTCCGTGATTTGGAGGATCATATCGCGGTGGAACTCGATTTGTGCGCCCATCTGCTTGAGCAGGGAGACATGGATGGTTATGCATCGTTTTTATCGGAGACGCTCCTGCCCTGGGGACAGCTTTTTTGCGAGCAGCTGGCCTCCTGCGCCCAGGACCCTTGGTATCGGGAATTGGGGCTTGCCTGCGGGGCTTTTCTGGATTGCGCGCACCTGGCGCTTGAAGCTCCAGATGCGGCCGGGGATTGCGCGGCGCTGGCCGAAGGGCTGCGTCAGGCGGCTTTCCCCTTCGGCGCGAGCCTGATTCTGCCCGGAGCGATCGACGCCCGGGAGGACCGGGAGATTCCAACTCATTGCTACACCTGCGGCGCCCTGTGCGGCATGACCGCTAAAGTCAAGGACGGCATTCTGACCGGTGTGGCCGGTTTGCAAGGGGATCCCAAGAGCGGCGGAAGGCTTTGTCCCAAGGGCGGCGCATCGCCCAAGCACGTCTACAGCGCCTATCGGCTCAAGACTCCGCTGATCCGCGAGAATGGCCGCTTTCGCAAGGCAGGGTGGGACGAGGCCTTGGATCTTGTCGCCTCCCGGCTGGCCAGCGTGCCCGAGGGCAAGCTGGCCTATTTTCGTGGCAATGATTTTGCCAACTTCGTGCATGAGGCTTTTTTCGAGCATCTCGGCTGCCCCAAGGGCACGCATCGCACCATGTGCGACAATTCAAGCCGCATGGCCAACGAGCACAACCTGAACGACAAGCGCCCCTGGATCAACTACGACGAGTCGGATTACATCATCCTCTTCGGCAACAACGAGCTGGCCACATCCTACGGGCAGCGCAAGACCGCCGCCTTCAAGAAGGCCCTGGATCGGGGCGCGAAGCTGGTCGTCTTTGATCCGCGCAAGTCCGAAACGGCGGCCAAGGCCACGGAATGGCTGGCCATCGTGCCCGGAACCGACGGCGCGGCGGCCATGGGCATGGCGTACGTGATCATCACCGAGGATTTGTACGACAAGCGGTTCGTGGCCGACTGGACCACCGGTTTCGAGCAGTTCCGCGCCAGGGTCGTGGGCGAGGAGGACGGCGTGGCCCGCACCCCCGAGTGGGCCGAGGCTATCTGCGGCATTCCGGCCGAAACCCTGGCCCGCGTTGCCCGTGAATTTGCCGGGGCCGGGGCCAAGGGCGTGCTGTCCTGGACCGGGCTCGCGCAGACGCCCAACGCGCATTGGGCCACGGCGGCCATCCAGGCCCTGAACGGCCTGTGCGGGACTTTCGACGCTCCTGGCGGACCGAGCCTGCCGTTCAAGCGCAAGCTCGGCTCGGCCTGGCGCGACGGACAGAAAAAGCCCGAAAAGAAGGCCGCCCCTAAGGTCGACTCCTTTGGCCTTTGGTCCGGCTGGTCGCCAGCCAATTTCGAGGATCAGGTTCGAGACGGCAGGATCAGGGCGCTCTTTTCCTATTGGGCCGATCCGGTGCTGACTTGGGGCAACAGCGAATCCGTGGCCCGTGGCCTTGAAAAGCTTGATTTTTGCGTGACCGTCGATGCTTTCATGTGCAACACCGCACTCTATAGCGACGTTGTCCTGCCCGACTCGACCTGGCTTGAACAGCAGCAGGTCAAGCCAGATTGGCTTTACGAGGCGTTCTTGAGCTACTTCGCCGAGGTCGTGCCTCCC is part of the Desulfomicrobium apsheronum genome and encodes:
- the gcvPA gene encoding aminomethyl-transferring glycine dehydrogenase subunit GcvPA is translated as MPFIPHTPAEQSEMLATVGVDSMEALFEDIPKKFRAAELNLPRGLSEMEVRQKLEKTAAKNHTDLTSFLGAGFYDHYIPSAVDALCSRGEFYTAYTPYQAEASQGMLQAIFEYQTAVARLLDLQYANASLYDGGTALYEAIMMAVRQNKRTRIVISESVNPIYRVMLDSYTTNLKLDLVTIPHQNCKTDVDALLAALNDDTAAVIVQNPNFFGTIQDFTALFTKAREHKIVSIISTYPIMQSLLKTPGEMGADIAVAEGQSLGLPLSFGGPYLGIMACNKQLIRQMPGRIVGRTVDKTGKTGFVLTLQAREQHIRREKATSNICSNQALCALRALMYMSLLGPEGLKRTAQVGMERANYAARRLEQLPGVRVVNQPFGNEFTVELPVRAYEVIDKLLVAKYVPGFPLGRYYQGMDNHLLVACTEKTTQQSVGILAELIGGAL
- the gcvH gene encoding glycine cleavage system protein GcvH translates to MNPKELLYAKSHEWVKIEGDEAVVGISHFAQEQLGDLTFVELPQPGDQAEAGAEIGTVESVKAASEIYSPVSGEITAVNTELENAPELVNKDAFGAGWLFKVRLASAPEGLLDADAYAALCAAEAH
- a CDS encoding response regulator — protein: MDRKTVLVIDDEEHVRMLYAEELRALGYDVTLSDGSEDPLTLVEDHKPDLIILDIKLESRSGLDMLQIIRCKHAKLPIILCTAYDSFRFDLKSIAADAYVVKSYDSSELMRAVKKLI
- a CDS encoding molybdopterin-dependent oxidoreductase; translation: MISIASRTFETQASVEKEGSALGSSILRLMACSRDKDILGRHAGLRYEYADLFLNAGSNPVFPYESVHRGKAPVVQQQAVFDLRAKLRAFGVHVDPEFRDLEDHIAVELDLCAHLLEQGDMDGYASFLSETLLPWGQLFCEQLASCAQDPWYRELGLACGAFLDCAHLALEAPDAAGDCAALAEGLRQAAFPFGASLILPGAIDAREDREIPTHCYTCGALCGMTAKVKDGILTGVAGLQGDPKSGGRLCPKGGASPKHVYSAYRLKTPLIRENGRFRKAGWDEALDLVASRLASVPEGKLAYFRGNDFANFVHEAFFEHLGCPKGTHRTMCDNSSRMANEHNLNDKRPWINYDESDYIILFGNNELATSYGQRKTAAFKKALDRGAKLVVFDPRKSETAAKATEWLAIVPGTDGAAAMGMAYVIITEDLYDKRFVADWTTGFEQFRARVVGEEDGVARTPEWAEAICGIPAETLARVAREFAGAGAKGVLSWTGLAQTPNAHWATAAIQALNGLCGTFDAPGGPSLPFKRKLGSAWRDGQKKPEKKAAPKVDSFGLWSGWSPANFEDQVRDGRIRALFSYWADPVLTWGNSESVARGLEKLDFCVTVDAFMCNTALYSDVVLPDSTWLEQQQVKPDWLYEAFLSYFAEVVPPMYDSWPMYRIIEGLAQRMGVTDAVPWKNMEEAFANQMRDLPWSFEELREKGFILTDAAEYHKYRKWESINPPAGYGSSGSSRTGKYNFLNPVSAEKGVDPLPDFKSIEQDLLPDAEYPFLFGNIRLLQHEHCSTFNNYQLMKLRKTNTLLINTADAAKHGISSGDLVQLSSPWGVTRIKADVTDDIRPGVLAAAGGYGHVRGLEGDPKYPDMGGVNVPGALMPPNRTESTGGTPLLKYIKTRVERAA